The Flavobacterium faecale genome has a segment encoding these proteins:
- a CDS encoding nucleosidase yields MITINQDFSFSIDNVLFVFALEMEAAKVFDNMNTLFTGIGKVNASYELTKRITTQKPDLIVNLGSAGSNYFAKGDVVCCTQFVQRDMDVRGLGYALYETPFAEGPVVLPYGMQKEGLPNGICGTGDNFEMSHAASLYNLVDMEAYALAMIAKKEGIPFLCLKYISDGADDNAAEDWPVLVHKAAVAFGAIFDLGAQ; encoded by the coding sequence ATGATTACGATTAACCAAGATTTTTCTTTTTCGATAGATAATGTGCTGTTTGTTTTTGCACTAGAGATGGAGGCCGCAAAGGTTTTTGACAACATGAATACTTTGTTTACGGGAATAGGGAAGGTGAATGCGAGCTACGAACTGACCAAAAGAATAACAACTCAAAAACCAGATTTGATTGTGAACTTGGGTTCGGCAGGAAGCAATTATTTTGCTAAGGGTGATGTGGTTTGCTGCACGCAATTTGTGCAACGCGACATGGATGTGCGCGGTCTTGGATACGCACTATACGAAACACCTTTTGCCGAAGGACCCGTGGTATTGCCGTATGGTATGCAAAAAGAGGGTTTGCCAAACGGAATTTGTGGTACGGGTGATAATTTTGAAATGAGCCACGCCGCCTCGTTGTACAATCTAGTAGACATGGAGGCGTATGCCTTAGCAATGATTGCCAAAAAAGAAGGTATTCCGTTTTTGTGTCTCAAATATATCTCAGACGGTGCCGATGATAATGCTGCTGAAGATTGGCCTGTTTTGGTACACAAAGCGGCGGTTGCATTTGGTGCTATTTTTGATTTAGGAGCACAGTAG
- the sucC gene encoding ADP-forming succinate--CoA ligase subunit beta: MNIHEYQGKEILASYGVRIQRGIVANNAAEAVAAAKQLTAETGTGWHVIKAQVHAGGRGKGGGVKLAKNLAEVEKIAGEIIGMQLVTPQTSAEGKKVHKILVAEDVYYPGESEVSEFYVSVLLNRGTGRNMIMYSTEGGMDIEEVAEHTPHLIFTEEIDPTVGLQGFQARKIAFNLGLSGNALKEMVKFIDALYKAYIGSDASMFEINPVLKTSDDKILAVDAKVDIDDNALYRQVKIAEMRDVREENPIEVEAKEVGLNYVDLDGTVGCMVNGAGLAMATMDLIKYAGFEPANFLDVGGTADAKRVETAFRIILKDPNVKAILINIFGGIVRCDRVAQGVVDAYKNMGDAIRVPIIVRLQGTNAGIAKELIDNSGMPILSAVEFQEAADQVKAALS; this comes from the coding sequence ATGAACATACACGAATATCAAGGTAAAGAAATTCTTGCTAGTTACGGAGTTCGCATTCAACGCGGAATAGTAGCTAATAACGCGGCTGAAGCTGTTGCTGCTGCAAAACAATTAACTGCTGAGACCGGTACAGGATGGCACGTTATTAAAGCTCAAGTTCACGCAGGTGGACGTGGAAAAGGTGGAGGAGTGAAGCTTGCTAAAAACTTAGCAGAAGTAGAAAAAATTGCAGGTGAAATCATCGGAATGCAATTGGTAACACCTCAAACATCTGCTGAAGGTAAAAAAGTACACAAAATTTTAGTAGCTGAGGATGTATACTATCCAGGTGAAAGTGAAGTTTCTGAATTTTATGTTTCTGTATTATTAAATAGAGGTACAGGTCGTAATATGATCATGTATTCTACTGAAGGTGGTATGGACATTGAAGAAGTTGCAGAACACACACCACATTTAATCTTCACAGAAGAAATTGACCCTACTGTTGGATTGCAAGGTTTTCAAGCTAGAAAAATTGCTTTCAACTTAGGTCTTTCTGGGAATGCATTGAAAGAAATGGTGAAATTCATCGACGCTTTATACAAAGCATATATCGGTTCTGATGCATCTATGTTCGAAATCAACCCTGTATTAAAAACGTCTGATGATAAAATCTTAGCAGTTGATGCAAAAGTTGATATCGATGATAACGCTTTGTACAGACAAGTAAAAATCGCTGAAATGCGTGACGTACGTGAAGAGAACCCAATCGAAGTAGAAGCTAAAGAAGTAGGATTGAACTACGTAGATCTTGACGGTACTGTTGGATGTATGGTAAACGGTGCAGGTCTTGCAATGGCAACTATGGATTTAATTAAATATGCTGGTTTTGAGCCTGCTAACTTCTTAGACGTAGGTGGAACTGCTGATGCTAAACGTGTTGAAACGGCTTTCCGTATCATCTTAAAAGATCCAAACGTAAAAGCAATTTTGATTAACATTTTTGGTGGTATCGTTCGTTGTGACCGTGTTGCTCAAGGTGTTGTTGATGCTTACAAAAACATGGGAGATGCTATTAGAGTGCCAATCATCGTACGTTTGCAAGGAACTAACGCTGGAATTGCAAAAGAATTAATTGATAATTCTGGTATGCCAATTCTTTCTGCGGTAGAATTCCAAGAAGCTGCTGACCAAGTAAAAGCTGCTCTTTCTTAA
- a CDS encoding exonuclease domain-containing protein, producing the protein MKKQEYAIVDIETTGGNATHSRITEIAIIIHDGEKVIDRWESLVNPEKEIPPAIFALTGITNEMVAKAPVFDFISNKVLDMLTDRVFVAHNVNFDYSFVRHELEKSGLKWTAKKLCTVRASRKIRPGLLSYSLGRLCDSLDINLDNRHRAGGDADATAILFSRLLEWDTEGEISKMIKKTAPDQRLPPNLPPEDFEQLPEKPGIYYFYNKLRKVVYVGKAVNLKKRVASHFTGHKITPQRQNFLRDIHAISFEICATELIALLLEASEIKKLWPIHNKALKRFEAKYGLLEYEARNGYRYLAVGKLSKNQNCLETFNSLHDGITKLRELAEKFEIDHRFCKYGMGESPFATSTTDLPEMTQHNQKITEALDFYLNNRATFALIDKGRTEEEYSCVWVEKGHFYGMGYLTNDIPITEADEMKEQLTRYPSSYYTVQVIAAFAQKYPSKLLVLQNQD; encoded by the coding sequence CGCTATTATCATACACGATGGTGAAAAAGTTATCGACCGATGGGAATCCTTAGTAAATCCCGAAAAAGAAATTCCGCCCGCCATATTTGCCTTAACCGGAATCACAAACGAAATGGTCGCGAAGGCACCTGTATTTGATTTTATTTCGAATAAAGTGTTGGACATGCTGACCGATCGCGTTTTTGTGGCACACAATGTCAACTTTGATTATTCGTTCGTGCGCCATGAGTTAGAAAAATCAGGACTAAAATGGACTGCCAAAAAACTGTGTACCGTACGAGCGTCTAGAAAAATAAGACCAGGGCTTCTTTCTTATAGTTTAGGTCGCCTTTGTGATTCATTAGACATCAATCTTGACAATCGCCACCGTGCAGGAGGAGATGCCGATGCCACTGCTATTTTATTTTCTCGATTACTTGAATGGGATACTGAAGGCGAAATTTCGAAAATGATAAAAAAAACGGCACCCGATCAGCGTTTACCTCCAAACCTTCCGCCTGAAGATTTTGAGCAATTACCCGAAAAGCCAGGTATCTATTATTTTTACAATAAATTACGTAAAGTAGTCTATGTTGGAAAAGCAGTAAATCTCAAAAAAAGAGTAGCTTCGCACTTTACCGGTCATAAAATAACACCCCAAAGACAAAATTTTTTAAGAGACATACACGCCATTTCGTTTGAAATTTGCGCTACCGAATTGATTGCATTGTTATTGGAGGCTAGCGAAATCAAAAAATTATGGCCGATACACAACAAAGCCTTAAAACGATTTGAAGCCAAATATGGTTTGTTGGAATATGAAGCAAGAAATGGTTACCGTTACTTAGCCGTTGGGAAACTTAGTAAAAATCAAAATTGTTTGGAGACTTTCAATTCCCTACATGACGGCATTACCAAATTGCGAGAACTGGCAGAGAAATTTGAAATCGATCACCGATTCTGCAAGTATGGAATGGGCGAAAGTCCGTTTGCTACCTCCACCACAGACTTACCCGAGATGACCCAGCACAACCAAAAAATTACCGAAGCCTTGGACTTTTATCTTAACAACAGAGCTACTTTTGCCCTTATCGACAAAGGTCGTACTGAAGAAGAATACAGTTGCGTTTGGGTTGAAAAAGGTCACTTTTATGGTATGGGATATTTAACCAATGATATTCCGATCACTGAAGCAGATGAAATGAAAGAACAACTCACACGTTATCCATCAAGTTATTATACGGTACAAGTTATCGCTGCCTTTGCCCAAAAATACCCGAGTAAATTATTGGTATTGCAAAACCAAGACTAG